The Chiroxiphia lanceolata isolate bChiLan1 chromosome 3, bChiLan1.pri, whole genome shotgun sequence DNA segment TGTACAATGTGTGATGACATCACATGTACGATGACATTGCCTGTGATGACATCACCCATTCAATGACATCACCTGCACGGAGACATCGCGCATACAATGACGTCACATGCACAACGATGTCACGTGTGATGACGTCACACACGCCATGACGTTGCCTGTGGTGCCCATGACGTCACATGTGCGGTGACATCAGAGCATGAGGGGGTGCCCACACGTGGCACTGCATGTGTGACGTCACTGCATGTGTGATGTCATTGTGTGCGTGATGTCATCCCACACGTGACGTCATTGTATGTGTGATGTCACTGCACGTATGACGTCATCTGCGGGTATGACGTCACTGTACGTGTGCTGTCATCACACGTGTGATGCTGTGTGTGTGATGTCATTGTTTGTGTGACATCATCACCCCTGTGATGTCATTGTACGTGTGATGTTGTGTGACGTCACTGCACGCATGATGCCATCTCAGACATGACATCATTGTATGTGTGACGTCACCTCACATGTGACGTCATCGTGTGTGATGTCACTACATGTCATCACATGTGTGACATCCTTGTACCTGTGACGTCATCACACACGTGACACCATTTCACGTGCGACATCATCGTACCCATGATGTCATCACACAGGTGCGATGTCATAGCGCACGTAAGATTGCACACGTGACATCATCACGTGTGACGTCATCGCGCGCAATGTAATTGCACATGTGTGTGATGACATCACACGCGTGATGACGTCATGGTTGCAGTGACATCACATGTCACCCCCCCGGGCCACACCCATTCCCAGAGCACGAGAGcacccaggacaccccaaatcaggatcccccaaatcccaggagcCCGCAAATCTCGggagcccccaaatcccaggacaccccaaatcTCGGGATCCCCTAAatcccaggacaccccaaatcaggatcccccaaatcccaggatcCCGCAAATCTCGggagcccccaaatcccaggacaccccaaatcTCGggatcccccaaatcccaggacaccccaaatcaggatcccccaaatcccaggagcCCGCAAATCTCGggagcccccaaatcccaggacaccccaaatcaggatcccccaaatcccaggagcCCGCAAATCTCGggatcccccaaatcccaggacaccccaaatcaggatcccccaaatcccaggagcCCGCAAATCTCGggagcccccaaatcccaggacaccccaaatcaggctcccccaaatcccaggatcCCGTAAATCTCGGGAGCCCCCAAATCCCGGGAGCCCCCAAATCAggatcccccaaatcccaggagcCCGCAAATCTCGggatcccccaaatcccagtatcccccaaatcccaggaccccccaaatccctggacccccaaatccctggacccccaaatcccaggaccccccaaatccctggacccccaaatccctggacccccaaatcccaggatcccccaaatccctggaccccccaaatccctggacccccaaatcccaggatcccccaaatcccaggatcACCCAAATCCCTTGACTCCGCAAATCCCAGGATCCCCCAATTCCCTGgactcccccaaatcccaggaccccccaaatccctggacccccaaatcccaggatcCCCCAAATCTTTGCTCCCCCCCCAatcccaggacccccccagatCCCTGgactcccccaaatccctggaccccccccaaatcccaggatcccccaaatccctggatcCCCAAACCACTggagcccccaaatcccttGACCCCCCTCAGATCCCAGGATCTCCCAAATCCCtggacccccaaatcccaggatcCCCAAAATcccttgccccccccccccaaatcccaggaccccccaaatcccaggaccccccaaatcccaggatcCCACAAATCCCAGGATCCCCGAAATCCCTGGACTCCCCTAAATCCCAGGATCCCACAAATCCCTGGACTCCCGAAAATCCCAAGATCCCCCAAAtccttgcccccccccccaatcctGGGACACCCCAAATCCCGGGATCCCCGAATCCCTTCAccctcccaaatcccaggaccccccaaatccctggacccccccaaatccctggatcCCTCAAATCCCTGGATCCCCTCATCCCGTTGTCTCCTACCTCGAGCAGATCCCATCCCATccaatcccatcccatcctagTGCTCCGGGTCCTCGCTGTCGCTCCGGAGGCTCCGGCTCAGCTCCGGGTGGATCCTTTGGGAATCATCCTCTGGGCTCCGGAGGCTCCGGTTCAGCTCTGGGTGGATCCTTTGGGAATTCTCCTCGGTGTCGCTCCGGAGGCTCCGGCTCAGCTCCGGGTGGATCCTTTGGGAATTCTCCTCCAGGCTCCAGAGGCTCCGGTTCAACTCCGGGTGGATCCTTTGGGAATTATCCTCGGTGTCGCTCCGGAGGCTCCGGCTCAGCTCCAGGTGGATCCTTTGGGAATCATCCTCCGGGCTCCAGAGGCTCCGGCTCAGCTCCAGGTGGATCCTTTGGGAATCATCCTCCGGGCTCCAGAGGCTCCGGCTCAGCTCCAGGTGGATCCTTTGGGAATTGTCCTCGGTGTCACTCCGAAGGTTCCGGCTCAGCTCCAGGTGGATCCTTTGGGAATTGTCCTCGGTGTCGCTCCGGAGGTTCCAGCTCGGCTCCACAGGGATCCTTTGGGAATTCTCCTCCAGGCTCCGGAGACTCCGGTTCAGCTCCGGTGGATCCTTTGGGAATTATCCTCGCTGTCGCTCCGGAGGCTCCGGCTCAGCTCCAGGTGGATCCTTTGGGAATTGTCCTCGGTGTCACTCCGAAGGTTCCGGCTCAGCTCCAGGTGGATCCTTTGGGAATTGTCCTCGGTGTCGCTCCGGAGGTTCCAGCTCGGCTCCACAGGGATCCTTTGGGAATTCTCCTCCAGGCTCCGGAGACTCCGGTTCAGCTCCGGGTGGATCCTTTGGGAATTATCCTCGGTGTCGCTCCGGAGGCTCCGGCTCAGCTCCAGGTGGATCCTTTGGGAATTGTCCTCGGTGTCACTCCGAAGGTTCCGGCTCAGCTCCAGGTGGATCCTTTGGGAATTGTCCTCGGTGTCGCTCCGGAGGTTCCAGCTCGGCTCCACAGGGATCCTTTGGGAATTCTCCTCCAGGCTCCGGAGACTCCGGTTCAGCTCCGGGTGGATCCTTTGGGAATTATCCTCGGTGTCACTCCGGAGGCTCCGGCTCAGCTCTGGGTGGATCCTTTGGGAATTCTCCTCCAGGCTCCGGAGGCTCCGGTTCAGCTCCAGGTGGATCCTTTGGGAATTCTCCTCGGTGTCGCTCCGGAGGCTCCGGCTCAGCTCCGGGTGGATCCTTTGGGAATTGTCCTCGGTGTCGCTCCGGAGGCTCCGGCTCAGCTCCAGGTGGATCCTTTGGGAATTCTCCTCCAGGCTCCGGGCCAGGCGTCCCGTCAGGAGCAGCACGTGGGCCACCACCCGCACCCCCTGCCGGAGCCTGGGAATGTTGGGAGCCGTTCCAGCCGGGAATGCCGCTCCAGGGCGTCCAcaggctgggatttgggggggacccagggatctgggggggggggggggatgctAGGAATTGGGGgctcctgggatttgggggctcctgggatttgggggattcTGGGATCTGGGGGGTcaagggatttgggggatccagggatttgggaggtccagggatttgggggatccAAGGATCTGGAGGGgtccagggatttgggggatcctgggatttggggggtcaaGGGATTTGGGATTTAGgatctccatccccttccccaggctgttattcctccttttccactcccaaatcccacctgtcCCCTGGAAGCCATGGGACACTTGGGAACATCCCAAGATGTCCACAGGCTGGAATTTTGGgatctccatccccttcccacagTTGTTATTCCTCCCTTTCcactcccaaatcccacctgtcCCCTGGGAACTGCCAGGAAGGTTGTTGGAAACTTGGGAACATTCCAAGGCGTCCACAGGCCGGGATTTGGGATctccatcccattcccatggCTGTTATTCTTCCCCTTCcactcccaaatcccacctgtcACCCGGGAACCATGGGACACTTGGGAACATCCCAAGATGTCCACAGGCTGGAATTTTGGgatctccatccccttcccacagcTGTTATTCCTCCCTTTCcactcccaaatcccacctgtcCCCTGGGAACCACCATGAAGGGTGTTGGAAACTTGGGAACATTCCAAGGTGTCCACAGGTCGGGATTTGGgatctccatccccttcccatgGCTGTTATTCCTCCCTttccattcccaaatcccacctgtcACCCGGGAACCATGGGACACTTGGGAACATCCCAAGATGTCCACAGGCTGGAATTTTGGgatctccatccccttcccacagcTGTTATTCCTCCCTTTCcactcccaaatcccacctgtcCCCTGGGAACTGCCAGGAAGGTTGTTGGAAACTTGGGAACATTCCAAGGTGTCCACAGGTTGGGATTTGGGATctccatcccattcccatggCTGTTATTCTTCCCCTTCcactcccaaatcccacctgtcACCCGGGAGCCATGGGACACTTGGGAACATCCCAAGATGTCCCCAGGCTGGAATTTTGGGATCTCAGCTCCATGGAAcatctccatccccttcccatgGCTGTTATCCCTCCCTttccattcccaaatccca contains these protein-coding regions:
- the LOC116784094 gene encoding lamin-2-like, coding for MIPAIPGSCWILVGICALLPPSGARERPKTGMEEPGSPFSRDGDPPRNSRRCGITFHTPNPCGRSGPSPASRRELEELRELLEDSKASLRSLEAAAARQENGSRFQDVVARALPAVHEANLEFRESLENVRRELEEHAAREERSRLEERKEELRQGVRVVAHVLLLTGRLARSLEENSQRIHLELSRSLRSDTEDNSQRIHPELSRSLRSDTEENSQRIHLELNRSLRSLEENSQRIHPELSRSLRSDTEDNSQRIHPELNRSLRSLEENSQRIPVEPSWNLRSDTEDNSQRIHLELSRNLRSDTEDNSQRIHLELSRSLRSDTEDNSQRIHPELNRSLRSLEENSQRIPVEPSWNLRSDTEDNSQRIHLELSRNLRSDTEDNSQRIHLELSRSLRSDSEDNSQRIHRS